The sequence below is a genomic window from Nakaseomyces glabratus chromosome F, complete sequence.
ATCCTTTAAGATGTTATTGTTCTTTGGGGGGGGGAGATATATTGAGATCCCAAGTGCATACACGGTATATTGCCACTCACTAAGACGGGCAAATAAAAATCTCTCagaaaaagataagaaaaCAGCTGTAGAGGCTATTATGCCGTTATTACCCAATCGAATTTAGTCTTCTATATTTGATCTGCTACCTTTGCGTAGCTTCTATTCCCACATAGAGCTTTTTCCCAAGTGACCCGCGTTTTctgatattttcttttggcaTGTTGTATCCACTCCTCTGCCTTGTCTTCTTCGCAGGTGACCCGCGTTCCTTTTGTTTACCCCTTCCAATCTCTTGTTTGTTTACCTTTTCTCGAACTTGGTCTCTACCCGTTCGACACCACTTTGTTCAAGATACGTAACTCACCATGATTACTTTTCTAGATCCGTCGTGCGTGTCCTCTACAACCCTATCCCTTTTCGCCACACTATATGATAGTGTGTAAGAGTAGTAGAGTAGTAGTTCCCGAAGTCCAAAGGTCCACATACAGTAATGGGTAAACAAGGAAGGGACTACTATAAATGGGAATTACACCCACCGTCACTACGCTAACTGCGAAACAAGTCAggagaaaagaaattgcaaCCCTAAAACTGTATTTGACCCTGTAGTATCACAGAGTGCCGTTAGGGTTTACGTGTGagtccccccccccactTCTGAATCTACGACCTATCACACATCTCTTTCTCAGGGAGCTTTTTCCACTGTACTGTTTCGCGATGGTTAAGGGCCACCATGTTCATTAGCTCCCTAGTAATGTCTTCATGACGTAGCCTAAGGAAGTTGGGAAGGACCAATGGGTTTATACGTGGGCAAACTGTTTCACGTTGAAAGTGCTCCATCCTCGTCTTTGATCCCTCTAATGTCCGTATGCCCTGTAAAGGGTAATGGCATTACTACGTTGGGTTGTCGCGTCGTTCTCTCTATTGACGTGCCTGGCGAGCCCTAAATCCTTATTTACCGCATCTTGGAATTAGTCTAGAATACCTTGTCCATTTAGAAGCGTTTATCcccccacacacacacacacacactgCCCTGCCCTTTTGACCCTCTTTCTAGAACTTGTTTTATTTACACCTCATTGTATAGACTAGTAGTTCACGCGAAAACTCCATTGAGTGTTTATTTGACTGGATGAGGGATCAATAATACCCGTTAATACACGCGAAAATTTTTAtagaaccaaaaaaaagaaaagaaaattaaaagATGTAAATACATAGGCACTATAGAGCTACTATACTGGTCCTTGAATATTCTTTTGGACCCTATCCTTCCTATTATGGATGAATAAGCATTGCTTCTAGCCTTAGTGAAACAGATAGGATGATCGACGGTTTGTTGTGGGTCTGGATTCTGTTTACCAGCTATATCTGTATTCGGGTATTCCCACTACTAATTCCATCCACCGCAGCTCAACAGCACGAACGCGGTTTATATTGGTGAACCCCGCCTCCCCCTCTCTGTTTCTAATTATGCAGCCCATGTACTATGACTTGTAATACAAGTAGTGTTAGTCCAGATGCGTGGAATTTGATCCAATAGTCATTGTTTTAATTGACACAAATTTCTTGCAAGTTATTCACAATTTCTTACTTAGTTTCTAAAAATATGCAACACAAAAATGGTAAAAAAATTCGCcaagcaaaagaaaagtatagATCCTTTAGCTTATCTACTTATGCCCTCCCCCCCTCTCTTCTGTCCAGTTTATCCACTAGGTCACCAGCACTAATATTTCTTTAGATCATGGAGAAAACATTTGCCTTAGCCTATACAGGTGGAACTATCTTCTTGAGAGCACTTTTTACAATAAGTGCCTCCATGAAAAGCGGGTTATCCATATCTATTATCTGCTTGTTCCGAACATATACCACCCGCTTCATTAGCTCCCTGACTAGTTCTGGCTTGCTACCATAAAGAATGGAGTTGTCCTTAAGTGAGTCATCTATTACACTTAACTGTAAGGGTAAGAACCACATAGCCGCAAGACGCACATGCTGCGGTACTACAAAGCTCTTGTGGTCTTTTATGCATATTATCTTCGACAATGTTATCATATTGGAGTAACAGTTCTTGTGTATGCCACCGCCCCTGGCATTAAATGTTAGTCTATGCGTACGTATATGAACCATAATATCCAAAATATACCTACGCAGAGATGCTTGAATGTGTATGTTATCGTAATTCTTGTAATCACCacttattattttctcGGCACCATCGCTTGAGCCGGTTAtggcttcttcttcctttgcTTCATCCTTAGTTATTACAACAGAGCTAAAACTAGCAGTATCATCCGCAGCTTGGACCTCTATAGTAGGCTTGATATTTGGCATGGCTAATGTCGTGACAAGCCAGAATTTGTGTCGTATCCAGTCCTCAAACCCAGTTGAAAACGATTTCAGCTTGAAAGATTGGCCATGTTTATGTGAATACTTCTTATCCGCGGCACCCAACTGTAGTATATCATCAggtattatatattcatcTCGTTTCCATGCTACAGTCCCAATGAAAAGTTTCCAATACTTCTTGTTGTTCGCTATACCATTGTGTTGCACATTAAAGATATATCCCTCTCTCATTAGACGTCCCAGCTGGTAATAGTCAGCCAGCGACTGTCTATCGATGTCTTCCACGAGGTAAAACTCTATAGTTACATTCTGGTCAACTCCAGCGATATTAGCAGATCTATCGCCTTTCTCATCGACGTGTTCCATTGTCTCTAAGTTTTTGTAGTCGTCGAGCTCACATTTTTGTATCTCGCTGATCATCTCATCAGTTACATGGTTAATGCATTGATATTTGAAGttgattttgaaatctGTCCGTTTCTGCATCACATCTCCCACAGACTTCTGAATTAGCTCCTCATTGGAAATTTCATCGTTGAGCTTTCTCTGCTCTGCATCAAACAGCACAAGGAAGTTCTTTTTAGCAACTATACTGAATAGTAACGCAGTCTCAAAATCTGGCAACtcatatttttgtatttgctCCAAATCAAAATCCATTTCTGTCATATTGCCAGAACGGAGCTGTTAATATAAGTCAGTGATGATTTACAAATTTCCTAGGTATCAACACTTTAACGACAAAGGCCTTCtgatatatttgtaaaaaTGCCAATACTCCTAGTTATGGTTAAAGATTCATCTACGCTGTTCCGTTAACAATGGTcagaaattaaaataatatatacaatcAATTGCTGGTTTGCTCAGTGTTAATCATCGATGTTATTATGGTTATTAGAACATTGTACATATGTACGAGGTGaggtgaaaaaaattttgagatgagctagctcatcgcattgCATGTTAGAGACTAGTTAATAATAGTGCTAATATATCAAGCACTATTTGATACAGTCTTGTTTAACAGTTGCATAACTGCCTTAACTGGAATTCCTAGACATATCGTATTCgatattttttgaaaggACAGACACAGTTGAAATTCCATAATAATAGCGATTATTAAAATATGGCTAAATTAGTGCACGATATCCAGAAGAAGCAGCATAGGGAGCGTTCGCAGCTCACAGGTCGTGCTAGACTTGGTATGCTTGAGAAGCATAAGGACTATGTGAAGCGTGCTCAAGACTATCATAAGAAACAGAACACTCTAAAGGCCCTCCGGGAGAAAGCTAAGGAGAGGAACCCTGATGAATATTACCATGCCATGAATACTAGAAAAGTAGATGACAAGGGTCTTCTTATAAAATCAAGATATGAAGATGGTGAAGATCCCTCTCTAGATATGGATCAAGTTAAACTGTTAAAGACGCAGGATAGTAACTATATAAGAACACTTAGACAAGTTGAGCTGAAAAAACTACAAAGAGACAAGCAACTTATTGGTTATAAGTCACAATCGAAACACACAGTTTTTGTAGATGATCAAGATAGCATGAGAGACTTTAAAGCAGAGAACTACTTCAAAACTACAAAGGAATTTCTAGATAGACCAGAGAATAGATTAACCGTAGATCAATTGACatctcaaaatttaaaCGTTGGTGATTCAGAATCATTATTGATGCCAAAGGAATCACTAGACAAAAAAAGacttaaaaaaataaaacaagtTAAACTACACATGGAAAGGGAGAAACAACTAAATCAGATACAACAGAGGATGGATAGTCAACGAGAGAGGATGAAGAAAGGatcaaaaaagaagattatTTCTGATACTGGTAATGTAACATTCAAATGGAAGAAGCAACGTAAGCGTTagtatataatatatattttattctagGAAATACTCACCATTAATTTGCATCTTACCTTAAAAGTTATCTAATATATGCCATTATACTTTcagtaatatatacatacCTACATATTAATCCGTCAGATATATGGGGAATAACTATGATATTACCAAGTTCAGTGTCAAAATTTTACATTTTTCAAGTAAAAtgtttattatatttttgatagatttatgttttgttgaagaatcaGTTGTGAAATATCTTTCAATAATAAGATGGtaaaataaacaataaactTAATACGATTGGTATCACATTAAACAAAAGCATGTGATGGTGTcaaacaaaatattctcACTTTAATACAGTTCACAAAACTAGAAGCACTTATACTGATATAATACATACTCTATTTTGAGTTTTACTCATTCATTAGTTATAGacaatatattcatcaattaTTTGTACCCCTCTATATAATTAAAGCACAAAGATTAAAGGAATAAGATCTTCAAAGTTACTTCCGATGTCCGTACCATCAGTAGCCCCACAACATTTATTTTACTTTCACAAATTGTAAAATAGAATTACTCTATTAACTGTAAGTAATATTTCAGATGTTGAACAATTCAAATGGATTGTCGGGATAATTGCTATGCCCATTTATATCTGTCTGCTTACCCTTATTGCCCACTGAACCGTTTGGAGTACTTATTccatttttattactttCGGGATAGTTTGTATTTGAAGTGCTTTCTGGCGTAGccaaatttcttttgtttaattTCGTAAGCTTCCTTCTACCCTTTTTTGCAGCAGCAATAACACTTTCATCTTGAGAagctaaagaaaaattttggcTTTTTAAATTGTTTCCTACAAACCTGTTATTTGGTGGATTGTAATTGTGTGAAATATCATTTCCTCTTTGTGTTGACTCCATCTTATTCAGTTCAGATTGATTTGGTGCACCATGAGTCGGTGAAAAACGAGAAGTTGAATGTTTCATCTGTCCATTGGATATCATATTAGTACTTTGTAGAGAAGGTGTCATGTTCATTTTACGACCTCCATTTTCTGTAGAAGGTGTTTTGGAATCCTCTTGATATGCTTCATAGGAAGATCTGATGTTTGACTGATCGTTAGCAAGATTATTCTCAGATGAAAACGGTTGAGCAAAATCCAGATCATTGCCTCGTGATTTGTATACGTTAGTTGGGTTGGATTGAAATCCGTTTCCACTTTGAAAATTCATCAGCATgttcatcatcattaaatattgttgttgaagGTTTGGATCCATTCCTGATGAAGATTGAGATTGcatcattttattttgcatGGCTTGTAACATGTCCTTGTTAAAGGAATTAGACGTTCCTTTCGGCATAGGGAAGTTATTCCAATTCATCGTTGACATTGGCATATTATCAGGTCTCATATTGTAGGGATTTGATTTATTCCATTGGTTCATCTCTTCGCTTTTTTGATTCATCATTAAATTCATTGTTTTTGCCATTTCTTGAAACATAGCATTATTATTGGTAAAAGCACCGCTGAAGTTTGAGGATTTATTGCTGCCATATTCATTTTGATCACCATAATCCGCAGACATATTTCCCACTGAACCCGCACTTGGTGAAGTCGAGCTTCTATGTGATCCATTACCGATAGCTTCAGGTTTTGAATCATATTGCTCTTTCCGTCTACTATTAAATCTATGACTTGTATTAGAAGGGTTGTTTGATCCAATGCTAGGATGACTTGAATTAGGGATATCTTGCTGCATATTGTTCCCATTTAATTTTTGCCATTGTTGAGGgtttctttgttgttgcatcaaaaaatttggaTCCCATTGAGATCCATTCATTTGTGATTGAGCCGAAGGCTTACTTTGATTTTGTAATACAGGATTATTAGAACCCAATAGTTCAGGAGAAAACGGACTCCCCTGCATTGTACTATGTTTTTCATCAActtcattatatttggGAGTTCCTGCTGCCTTTCCAACCTTACCCCTTTTCGAACTCTTGGATCTCAATTTGCCCTTAGCTGATTTgctatcaatttcattatcCTCATTCACATTTTTAGGAGATTGGGAACCGAAACCAGAAAAGTTACTTGAATTTCTATTTGCTTGCTCTTCAATGCTAGATTTTCTTTGTGTCGGCAGAGCTGCTGATTTGCTCTGTTGGAAAGTTGGTCTCTCAAAATTACCCTGCATACCCTCTACACCATTTGGAGTACTCATAGAAGATAAACCCGGAGGCATGCCATTCATCATACTTTTCGATCGAAATTGTGGTGGTCTTTGATCTTGACTATTATTCAGCAACTCATTCTGTGTTGGGCTTCGCAGGACACCACTTGGCTGAGAGACACTACTGCCTCTAGCAATATTCATATGTCTTTCAGGATCCACCAAATTCTCAGCACCGTTAATAAATGGTGGAGGTACTGTTGGGTTGTTATGCGGCAAAATGGCCATTATTCGTTGTTTAAATACCTCTTGGTTTCCGTTACTATCCAAACTTTCATTTGGAATACCATCAACATGATCGAAAAGTGTCCGGAAAATTTCCCACCACTCTACTAGAAAGGTGTCCGAGGCATTCAAAAGCATATCTGGTCTTAAGAGATTCTCTGGAATATCATCATATCTCATTTGAGAGGAGTCATCTCTCACTGTATTTTCCTTTATCTTCCCtatattttctattgtGGTTAAAGGAACCTCAACCTCTTTCAGAAATTGTGATGCGGTGGAGTAGAATTTATTGTGGACCAGGTAATTGTAAATATGTGCAAATAGAAGTTGCCTTGAATTCTTAGCCATCGCATCTGAGACTATGAATTTTTGTTGCTTCAGAGTGTCTGACGATCTTTGACTTCCCGAGACATTAGAATATGGTTCCTTTCCCATACCGCCAGCAGTATTAGGAGTACTTCCTTCTGTCGTATGTATACTAGATGAACTCATGTTTTTCCCCCTGTAGtccattttattattgttgtacCCATTATTGGATGGGTACCCAGAGTTCGGATTATTGTTATACGGGTTACTACCACCTATATTCATGGTGGAGATATTCAAAGTTACAACCAGTTTAAGGGAtaaaagaacaacaagTTTACctcaaaaaaacaacaacaataatgcCAATAGACTAGAAAAGTATTGTagtaaaatcaaaatacgAATACCTTTTATTTCTGCTACCTTTTCCTCTTCCTGTTCGATCCTATTTTGCTAATAGAATTTCGTTTGTGACACCTTCTATAATTAAATGCCTGAATGAGAAATCCTAGATATGCAATAACTGCCCGTGTTTCTTTATCTGTATCTTGTTGTTTGCCAAAATATAGTTATAATGAAAGTCTAGCAAGTATGAAACTAACAACACGCTTAAAACAGTCTTTAGGGCGTTTGATACTATTCTCCCCTTGCCTTGTCAGAAAGCTGTGAATATTCGCAACTTCTCTCAAGAAAATCAACAGCACCACTTTTCAATAAACTGACCTCTCTAAATCAAATCAATCAATAGACTAGTATATACTCTGATTGATCAGTCTCCTTGCCAAGTAAGTCGAGACACTTATAATATTCCAACTTTAAAGGGAATGTCCAAAATACCGCACCGCTATACGTGGGTACAGAAAGTTACAGTCCTAGTGTTCCAATTGCCTGCCCGACTACCAACTTATATATTACCTATGAGCCGCCTCCCTGTGTAAAGTACGCCGCGGCTACCTCAGAAACCTCGTATTGTTTACTCAACTTGAGCCTAATTTTACTTGCCAATAATCCTCGCTTCTTAATTTTTCGCTTGGTgtctgttttttttttcttgtgtGACGTGAaactttttctctttgatgaaaaaaaatattgaaagaCATTGCAAGAAGTAAGCCTTAGGAAAGGCAGAGAGAGGTTTGCCTGCTGGGAAAGTGTTGATGATGAGGGACAATCACATGTTTGTCCCTAACCCTATCCCATTGATCATCTTACAAAACTTCTGAGGTCCAAACGGTAGTCATTCTTGATTTGCTTGTGATGTTCGATTAGGGACAATTTACTGACAATTCTCTCTGACAAcgattttcttttctctttctggTCGATCAATTGTAATGAAGAGAACTGAAGTAGGCCTCAACCAGTACTGGGAACACCCCACCTTCTGGTCTTTGCGGACCCTTGTCTCTCTCTAATTctacaaatacaaatctACACCATATACACTAGTTGTCGAAAGAGGAACCAGAGAATGCTTCCAACGTCCGATTTCTCTTGCCTGAAAAACTGCGATCGTTCGGATTCAATTTGTACTTACGATACCACCGACCCATCGCCGATAGTGCGGGCTGGACTTGATTTTACCggtatatatatttgtcaTTAATGCTGTTACTAAGATCATGGTAATTATCTGTgcttataaatattaaatgagTGCAGACGAAATGATTAGtctaaatatattatacgTAATGTACTCACACGTCTCGCCTATGCCCGGGGCCACAAGACCACAGAAAGGGAAAATTGATAGCGTAAAAATTTCTCGTGGCTTTCAGCGTGTTTATCATTAGATAATCACCTACTCAAAgtcatcctcatcaaaCTCGTCCTCTTCGTTATTATCATCTGATAACTCAGAGTCGTGGTTATATTCATCATGAGCATCGTCAAGTACATTTAGCTTGGTGACACTTGATGATGGTGAGGAGGCTCTCTTTGTGAGGGCACTCATCTCTTCTAATATAGATTCACCTGGGTACGTCTTCACCGGGGATGTAAGTGGCGAACCTAGATGTAGGTATATACGCTTCCCAATCTCTTTGCTTTCCGGTGATACGTGCGTCTTATTACTGTGACCACTTTTCTCAGTATCAACAGGGCCCTTCTTAGATATATTTGTACCATTGGTAGTGGTTGCAATTTTGTCTCCTTGCTGAGACATCAATTTCTGGTCTGcgttatttttctttccctTATTCGGAGTTTCGTTTTCGGTCGATGTCGTAGCTGCTTTGGTATCGTTTACATCATCTAAGTTGTCATCGGAGCTGAGATCAGGCAGATCGTCTGTGCTCAACAATGTGTCTCGCCAATAGTTTACATCAGTgaatttctcttcttgCGTACTTCTGAAATACGGCTTTGAAGCATCATCAGGCCCATTGCTTTGAAAACTAATATTCCCCATTTTACCATCAACAGTCCCACTTACAGGGGAACCCGGTGTAAAAGAACTTATACTTCTCATGTCATCATCGGCATTAAGTAGAACTGGTGGGAAGAAGTGATCGACAAGCTCATTTATATGAATGTACGAGCTCTTATACCCAGCCAATTCCAACAGTTCCATATGTACTTCACCTTCTGTATTAATCGTAAATATCCTAGAACTTGGTATACCCACAGTACGATAGGACAGGGCATCTGTAATACGATTACCAAAGCCAGCGAAAAAAGGAGTTGgcttttcatcatcagtaTTGGTTGCCGAGAATGTTAAAGTATGCCCTTTATCAATAGCATCAGAGATCTTCTCATTTGTTCCACCTGcatcttcaagtttttgcGATTCTCTTGCTGTGTGGAAATctatattatcaaaatataatgacCGGATGTCATTCAAACATGCAATCTTAAATATCTCTGGCTTTTTTAGAATTACTTCACGCCTTAGAGCTGCCATGGTTCTATCTGGAGATAATATAACTGGTCCTGCAGGAAGCCGATGCCCACTTTGAATGATTGAGCGCAGATAATTTCTGGTAGAGTCAGCTTGACCAGCACTTCTTGCTGTCAAATACATTATATTGTACCCATTTCTTGCTATTTCACTGAATAATTTCGCGACACCTTGATGAGTCCAAT
It includes:
- the PAH1 gene encoding phosphatidate phosphatase PAH1 (CAGL0F07689g~Ortholog(s) have phosphatidate phosphatase activity, transcription regulatory region DNA binding activity), coding for MQYVGRAFGSVSKTWSSINPATLSGAIDVIVVEHPDGTLACSPFHVRFGKFQILKPSQKKVEVLVNGKSTNVPMKLGESGEAYFVFETSANADDIPKELLDSPVISASSSPNQSPVSTSLDLNNGMEDDATQRIDSHKSTFLDSGSPVIDKLEEPDFLDINESTENFDKEDRTLNKKKTKTFQENLNRKLTEIHIPSKLENDGSLLLDIEGYKPNKEKVHDTDEQLKSILKEELGSEADISNFIQEDGKGNIKIVNPFENNKSPLMSPPQSPTMSGNTSELVMSPPSPASADSTFHASSDELDSSSQISQDDEEKNRRFIKTIRLSSDQLKCLNLVYGENDLAFSIDHGRSVITSKLFVWKWDVPIVISDIDGTITKSDALGHVLAMIGKDWTHQGVAKLFSEIARNGYNIMYLTARSAGQADSTRNYLRSIIQSGHRLPAGPVILSPDRTMAALRREVILKKPEIFKIACLNDIRSLYFDNIDFHTARESQKLEDAGGTNEKISDAIDKGHTLTFSATNTDDEKPTPFFAGFGNRITDALSYRTVGIPSSRIFTINTEGEVHMELLELAGYKSSYIHINELVDHFFPPVLLNADDDMRSISSFTPGSPVSGTVDGKMGNISFQSNGPDDASKPYFRSTQEEKFTDVNYWRDTLLSTDDLPDLSSDDNLDDVNDTKAATTSTENETPNKGKKNNADQKLMSQQGDKIATTTNGTNISKKGPVDTEKSGHSNKTHVSPESKEIGKRIYLHLGSPLTSPVKTYPGESILEEMSALTKRASSPSSSVTKLNVLDDAHDEYNHDSELSDDNNEEDEFDEDDFE
- the MSS11 gene encoding Mss11p (CAGL0F07667g~Ortholog(s) have transcriptional activator activity, RNA polymerase II core promoter proximal region sequence-specific binding activity), whose amino-acid sequence is MNIGGSNPYNNNPNSGYPSNNGYNNNKMDYRGKNMSSSSIHTTEGSTPNTAGGMGKEPYSNVSGSQRSSDTLKQQKFIVSDAMAKNSRQLLFAHIYNYLVHNKFYSTASQFLKEVEVPLTTIENIGKIKENTVRDDSSQMRYDDIPENLLRPDMLLNASDTFLVEWWEIFRTLFDHVDGIPNESLDSNGNQEVFKQRIMAILPHNNPTVPPPFINGAENLVDPERHMNIARGSSVSQPSGVLRSPTQNELLNNSQDQRPPQFRSKSMMNGMPPGLSSMSTPNGVEGMQGNFERPTFQQSKSAALPTQRKSSIEEQANRNSSNFSGFGSQSPKNVNEDNEIDSKSAKGKLRSKSSKRGKVGKAAGTPKYNEVDEKHSTMQGSPFSPELLGSNNPVLQNQSKPSAQSQMNGSQWDPNFLMQQQRNPQQWQKLNGNNMQQDIPNSSHPSIGSNNPSNTSHRFNSRRKEQYDSKPEAIGNGSHRSSTSPSAGSVGNMSADYGDQNEYGSNKSSNFSGAFTNNNAMFQEMAKTMNLMMNQKSEEMNQWNKSNPYNMRPDNMPMSTMNWNNFPMPKGTSNSFNKDMLQAMQNKMMQSQSSSGMDPNLQQQYLMMMNMLMNFQSGNGFQSNPTNVYKSRGNDLDFAQPFSSENNLANDQSNIRSSYEAYQEDSKTPSTENGGRKMNMTPSLQSTNMISNGQMKHSTSRFSPTHGAPNQSELNKMESTQRGNDISHNYNPPNNRFVGNNLKSQNFSLASQDESVIAAAKKGRRKLTKLNKRNLATPESTSNTNYPESNKNGISTPNGSVGNKGKQTDINGHSNYPDNPFELFNI
- the MTC2 gene encoding Mtc2p (CAGL0F07623g~Ortholog of S. cerevisiae : MTC2 and Saccharomyces cerevisiae S288C : YKL098W); this encodes MTEMDFDLEQIQKYELPDFETALLFSIVAKKNFLVLFDAEQRKLNDEISNEELIQKSVGDVMQKRTDFKINFKYQCINHVTDEMISEIQKCELDDYKNLETMEHVDEKGDRSANIAGVDQNVTIEFYLVEDIDRQSLADYYQLGRLMREGYIFNVQHNGIANNKKYWKLFIGTVAWKRDEYIIPDDILQLGAADKKYSHKHGQSFKLKSFSTGFEDWIRHKFWLVTTLAMPNIKPTIEVQAADDTASFSSVVITKDEAKEEEAITGSSDGAEKIISGDYKNYDNIHIQASLRRYILDIMVHIRTHRLTFNARGGGIHKNCYSNMITLSKIICIKDHKSFVVPQHVRLAAMWFLPLQLSVIDDSLKDNSILYGSKPELVRELMKRVVYVRNKQIIDMDNPLFMEALIVKSALKKIVPPV
- the UTP11 gene encoding rRNA-processing protein UTP11 (CAGL0F07645g~Ortholog(s) have role in endonucleolytic cleavage in 5'-ETS of tricistronic rRNA transcript (SSU-rRNA, 5.8S rRNA and LSU-rRNA), more) translates to MAKLVHDIQKKQHRERSQLTGRARLGMLEKHKDYVKRAQDYHKKQNTLKALREKAKERNPDEYYHAMNTRKVDDKGLLIKSRYEDGEDPSLDMDQVKLLKTQDSNYIRTLRQVELKKLQRDKQLIGYKSQSKHTVFVDDQDSMRDFKAENYFKTTKEFLDRPENRLTVDQLTSQNLNVGDSESLLMPKESLDKKRLKKIKQVKLHMEREKQLNQIQQRMDSQRERMKKGSKKKIISDTGNVTFKWKKQRKR